The Vitis riparia cultivar Riparia Gloire de Montpellier isolate 1030 chromosome 10, EGFV_Vit.rip_1.0, whole genome shotgun sequence genome includes a region encoding these proteins:
- the LOC117923336 gene encoding probable leucine-rich repeat receptor-like protein kinase At1g35710, which translates to MVLLLYNMLLISSPPAAAATTEAQVEAEAEALRNSTWWWYMENTTSHHCTWEGITCNTEGHVVRITYSYIDGKMVELSKLKFSSFPSLLHLNVSHSSMYGRIPDEIGMLTKLTYLRISECDVHGELPVSLGNLTLLEELDLAYNNLSGVIPSSLGYLKNLIHLDLSFNYGLSGVIPSSLGYLKNLKYLDLSINEINGSIPYQIGNLKNLTHLYLVSNSLSGVIPSSLANLSNLEYLFLNFNRINGSIPSEIGNLKNLVQLCFSHNSLIGTIPPSLGHLTNLTYLHLFNNQIQGGIPLSFGHLTKLTDLHLCDNQINGSIPPIIWNLKNLIHLRLDHNNLTGVIPSSLGYLIHLNEFNISGNRINGHIPSTIGNLNNLTRLDLSDNLIHGKIPSQVQNLKRLTYLNLSHNKLSGSIPTLLIYDHIKPSLDLSHNDLEGHIPFELQSKFSQGSFDNNKGLCGDIKSLPHCKDEYKTTRIIVISLSTTLFLFFVVLGFLLISRKTRKIQTKEIPTKNGDIFSVWNYDGKIAYEDIIKATEDFDIKYCIGTGGYGSVYKAQLPTGNVVALKKLHGWERDEATYLKSFQNEVQILSKIRHRNIVKLQGYCLHKRCMFFIYNYMGRGSLYCVLSNEVEALELDWIKRVNVVKSIVHAVCYMHHDCTPPIIHRDISSNNILLDSKLDAFLSDFGTARLLHPDSSNQTLLAGTYGYIAPELAYTMVVTEKCDVYSFGVVALETMMGKHPGELFTLLSFSSTQNIMLTDILDSRLPSPQDQQVARDVVLVVWLALKCIHSNLRSRPTMQHISSKLLTQSPFLGPFHRISLWQLNALEI; encoded by the exons ATGGTATTGTTATTATATAACATGCTCTTGATCTCATCACCACCTGCTGCTGCTGCTACAACTGAGGCACAGGTGGAGGCTGAGGCCGAGGCTCTCCGCAACTCCACTTGGTGGTGGTACATGGAAAACACTACTTCTCATCACTGCACATGGGAAGGCATCACCTGCAACACGGAGGGACATGTCGTTCGAATTACCTATTCATATATCGATGGTAAAATGGTTGAGCTTAGCAAGTTGAAGTTTTCTTCATTTCCCAGCCTCCTCCATCTCAACGTTAGCCATTCTTCCATGTATGGTCGCATCCCAGATGAGATAGGTATGCTTACAAAACTCACTTACCTCCGTATATCTGAATGTGATGTTCATGGTGAGCTACCTGTTTCACTGGGTAACCTTACTCTATTAGAGGAATTGGATTTGGCTTATAACAATCTCTCTGGTGTCATCCCTTCCTCTCTTGGATATTTGAAGAATCTTATTCATTTGGATTTGAGTTTTAACTATGGGCTCTCTGGTGTCATCCCTTCCTCTCTTGGATATTTGAAGAATCTGAAATATTTAGACCTTAGCATCAATGAAATCAATGGTTCTATTCCATACCAAATTGGGAATTTGAAGAATCTTACTCATTTGTATTTGGTTTCTAACTCTCTTTCTGGTGTCATCCCTTCCTCCCTTGCCAATTTAAGCAATCTAGAATACTTATTCCTTAATTTCAATCGAATTAATGGTTCCATCCCTTCTGAAATCGGGAATTTAAAGAATTTGGTTCAACTATGCTTTAGTCATAACTCTCTCATTGGTACTATTCCTCCCTCTTTGGGTCATCTTACCAATTTGACTTATTTACATCTCTTCAACAATCAAATCCAAGGCGGCATCCCCTTGTCATTTGGTCATCTTACCAAATTGACAGATTTGCATCTttgtgataatcaaatcaatggtTCTATCCCTCCTATAATTTGGAATCTGAAGAATCTAATCCATCTTAGGTTGGATCACAACAATCTTACTGGTGTTATTCCTTCATCTTTGGGTTATCTCATTCATTTAAATGAGTTCAACATTAGTGGAAATCGAATCAATGGTCACATCCCTTCTACGATAGGAAATTTGAATAATCTAACTAGACTCGACCTTAGTGATAACTTGATCCATGGAAAGATACCTTCCCAAGTCCAAAACTTGAAGCGCTTAACATACTTGAATCTCTCCCACAATAAACTCTCTGGTTCCATTCCTACTCTTTTAATATATGACCACATAAAGCCATCACTTGATTTATCACACAATGATTTAGAGGGTCATATACCCTTTGAATTGCAGTCTAAATTTTCCCAAGGTTCATTTGACAATAACAAAGGTTTATGTGGTGACATCAAAAGCTTGCCTCATTGCAAAGATGAATACAAAACCACACGCATCATTGTTATTTCTTTGTCTACaaccttgtttcttttttttgtggtCCTTGGGTTTCTCCTAATTTCACGGAAGacaagaaaaattcaaaccaAGGAAATACCAACAAAAAATGGAGATATATTTTCAGTATGGAACTATGATGGGAAGATTGCCTATGAAGATATCATTAAAGCAACAGAAGACTTTGACATCAAATATTGCATAGGTACAGGAGGCTATGGCAGTGTTTACAAGGCTCAATTGCCTACAGGCAATGTGGTAGCCCTGAAAAAGCTACATGGATGGGAAAGAGATGAGGCAACATActtgaaaagttttcaaaatgaGGTGCAAATATTATCAAAGATACGCCATCGAAATATTGTAAAACTTCAAGGCTATTGTCTACACAAAAGAtgcatgttttttatttacaattacATGGGAAGAGGAAGCTTGTATTGTGTATTGAGTAATGAAGTTGAAGCTTTGGAATTGGATTGGATTAAAAGGGTGAATGTGGTTAAAAGCATAGTCCATGCCGTATGCTACATGCATCATGATTGTACTCCGCCCATTATTCATAGGGACATATCAAGCAATAATATTCTTTTGGACTCCAAGTTGGATGCTTTTCTATCAGATTTTGGCACCGCTAGACTGCTACATCCTGATTCATCTAATCAAACCCTTCTTGCAGGCACTTATGGTTACATAGCACCAG AGCTTGCCTACACTATGGTTGTGACGGAAAAATGTGATGTTTACAGCTTTGGAGTGGTGGCGCTTGAGACAATGATGGGAAAGCATCCAGGAGAACTTTTCACCTTATTGTCTTTCTCATCAACTCAAAACATAATGCTCACTGATATATTAGATTCACGTCTCCCATCTCCTCAAGATCAACAAGTTGCTAGAGATGTAGTTCTTGTGGTTTGGTTGGCACTCAAATGCATACATTCTAATCTGAGATCTCGTCCAACAATGCAACACATCTCATCAAAGCTTCTTACTCAATCACCATTTCTTGGCCCTTTTCATAGGATTTCACTTTGGCAATTGAATGCTCTAGAAATATAA